The genomic interval TAGCCGGGTAATGGAGGGGTTTTAGAGCGAGGGGATCTTTTTCCATAAGAGCATTGGACAGGGGTTGGGGTGCAGATTAATAAAGGCTGAGGTGCCTTTTTGAAGGCGGGACGCAGCGCAACCGCAAAAGGGGTAAAAAGCCCTAGCTTTGCACCTAATAAATGTCGTCTTTGGTGGATCTCAAAGAATTAAATCAGTAAGAATCCAGGTACACAGAGACCAGCACCACTTGGAGAACTTCTAGTCTCCCTCTGGCTTTGGTTTGAACCTTGGTCTGCAGGGAGAGGGACAGATGGGTAGGCTGGAGGCTACCCAGGAGGGAAAGAGCTCCTGAGAAGGACATGGGGACAGGGTGGTCGCGGCCCTTACCTTGCTGACCACATTCCGAACGAGGCCCGTGCGGATCCCATAGTCCCATTCGTGGCAATCGCAGTTGGAGGCGTTATCCCCCTTGTCCGGAGGGGACGGGAGCGGTGGCGTGTCGCCCCCATATGTGCCGTTGTTGTTGCTTCGGTTGCCCGCGGCTCCCCAGGAGTCCGTGGAGAAGGGGGTGGTCGGGAGACTGGTCCAATTGCCCATATCGCCCCACCGGCCGCTGACTGTGCTCCCCGCCAGCTCGGCGCCTTTGCCGGCCCCGCGGCACCAGAAGTTGGGCTGGTCCAGGAGGAAGGAGTCCGAGAACTGGCTGAAGCCGATGAATAGTGCTGGAATCCAGGTGAGCAGCACGAGGGTCTTCTGGTAGCCTCCACCCAGACCCCCGAGGAAGGGCAGCACCGACCCATCGTAGTCCAGCAACAGGAGGCTCGGGGCACCAGTCGCCGAGCAGCAGCTCGAGTGCGGGCCGCTGCCGCCGGGATGCAGCGGAGGCAGCGGCTGGATCTCCGCGCCGCCGCCCGGGCCCGCGCGTCCCCCGAGGGGCGCCGAGGCCGCCGCGTCCCCGGGCGGCAGGGAGCCGTTCTCCTCCGCCGGAGGCGGCTGCCGCCCGGACCCGCCACCCGCCGCCTCACGCCGCCGGTCTATAGCCATGGCCCGGGCCCGCGGCGCCCGCAGAGGCGCATAGAGCGCGGCGGAGCTCCGCGGGCGCCCCGGGCAGAGCGCGCCGGGCCGGGCGCCCGCAGCCGCCGCCGCCAAGCAGGGCCCGCGGCTCTCGAGAGGGCGCTCCGCGGCCCCGAGTGCGTCAGGTCGCCCCCATGTCACCCGCCGGACCCCGCGCCCCGGGCGCTGCGGCCCCGCTTGGGCGCCTGGCAGAGGCGGGCAGAGGCCGTCCGGGCCCTCAGCCGCCGCCGCTCATCGGTTCAGTGCCGCGGCCGAGCCCGCCGCTCTCTGCTGCTACACGCCGGCcgcgggaggaggaggagccggCGCCGCGCCCGACCCGCGCCCTTGTCGGCGGCTCCGGGCCTTGCGGGAGGCGGTGCGGGAGGCAGCCGCTGTTCCCGGGCACCGCGATGTATTTATCAGACTTCGGGCGCCCCCGGAAGCCGCGAGCTCAGGACCCAGCCTGCGGAGCCGGCCGCGCTCTCCGGCTCCCGAAGccggcctccctcctcctcctcctcctcctcctcctcctcccggcGCCGCGGCCCGCCCCCTCTCCCCCCGCCGAGGTGGAGGTAACCGCGGCACCTGCTGCGCCCGGCTCCTGCGCTCGAGCGCCCCCTCCAGTCGGGACGCGCAGCAGTAGCCGCTCGGGATCCACGGGAGGGGGGGTGGGGGAAACCGGACACCCCGGGCCAGTCGGATCCCCTGTCAGTCTCCCTTCCGcgcggggtgggggagggggagggggaggggaggggggtgcAGATCAGGGGACGCAGGCCGGCCAGGGGTCGCCGCCGAATCGGTGTGCGCCGACAGCGTCAAGACAGAGGGCTCTTAGAGGCTTGGCTCCCGCAGCCGCGCgggtcccccacccaccccccacgcGTGGGACCTCGGTGACCTCTGTTTGCTCCAGAGGTGCCCGACTGCCCAGCCGCCGGTACCCCATTCCGGGCCTGAGGGTCACCGGCCTTCAAAACCACCCTATGTGTGTTTTCCAGGCTCAAATAAGGGCAAGGAGGAGCATTTGCCAATTCCAGGTTGCCAGCACTCCGCAACGTCCGGTCACCCGCTAGGGACCGCAGCACCTAGTCCCAAATCTCCATTTCTCCCCCTACCCCAAAATGAATGCTATATAAGCACAAGGCTGTAGAAGGACATATCGCTAAcacaagttatatatatatatacacacacattttaaacgTGAATGGCAAAGGCAttccccgccccctccccaggATCTTGAATTCACATTTGGAATGCCCTGTGCACAGGCGCACACATCTATACTCTCACACAAGACTaacctctccctcctcttccccgcTCCAGCGCCAACCTTGCCCAGCCAGCGCTATATAAATAACACCAGCCCTGCGGCAAACGTCTGTATTAGCATATTTCCTCCTGTACCCAGGGCCCCTGACACCAATGAGAATTACAGGGCACCTTTCACACTAGTTTCCCCACATGTTGGAGACATTTCATATTCTGAGGAGTTCATTAATGAAAATCTTAAATTGAGCAATCCATTTCTAGTCTTATTtgggacaaataaataaaagtaaaagaaatgtttttgctTTCCAAACGGACACCCTGTAAGCTACATATATTGTTTACTTTTGTATTTCCACTACTCGCTCAACTACGTGCTGTATAATTTAGGTACATGCTGTATAATTTTTAACCCTCAGTTCAATGTTACAGACAACATGTGTTTACTGCATGAAATTCTTGCACATGGAAGAACTGCTTCTGAAGACAGCCAGGAGGCCAGGCTTGGGGAGACCAGACCAGGCTTTTGTGAATTTTCCTGAGTGGCTGGAAAGGAGAGATTAGACAACAACAGGCGGAAGGGACttaatgggttgcagaagactccAAATCTTGTAGAAATGGGTCTGGAAACCTGCACATATTTGAAGAACTTTAGTGAGTGATAGTGCACAATGTATATgtggtgatgattttttttttccaactctcATTATTTATTACCTTACCCCTTCATTTAAAGAGCTAA from Ictidomys tridecemlineatus isolate mIctTri1 chromosome 8, mIctTri1.hap1, whole genome shotgun sequence carries:
- the Slc22a23 gene encoding solute carrier family 22 member 23 isoform X5 is translated as MAIDRRREAAGGGSGRQPPPAEENGSLPPGDAAASAPLGGRAGPGGGAEIQPLPPLHPGGSGPHSSCCSATGAPSLLLLDYDGSVLPFLGGLGGGYQKTLVLLTWIPALFIGFSQFSDSFLLDQPNFWCRGAGKGAELAGSTVSGRWGDMGNWTSLPTTPFSTDSWGAAGNRSNNNGTYGGDTPPLPSPPDKGDNASNCDCHEWDYGIRTGLVRNVVSKWDLVCDNAWKVHIAKFSLLVGLIFGYLITGCIADWVGRRPVLLFSIIFILIFGLTVALSVNVTMFSTLRFFEGFCLAGIILTLYALHDTVQHLLDPYLQLGLSAHHRTQKVAQGPGEAGISP